The genomic region TCGTGCCGTATAAGCGCATTGCTGATGCGAATTGTGATCACCCGATTTACGTGGGGAAGGCTATCCCGGCGGGTGGGCGCAAGGCAAAGGAAGGGCCTGCCATGTCGGGTGGCTCTGCTTTATTTCAGAGGCTTAAGGAACATGCCAAATCCATAGAGCAAGCGAAGAACCTTGCATTGTCGGACTTCAAGTGCCGTTACCTCGTTGTAGTCCCCGTATGGATAACCTTGGCGGAACGGTTTCTGGTGTCGCATTACCAGCCGTTATGGAATGTTGGCATTGACGGATTTGGCGACCATGATCCAGGCAAGGGACGGCGTAACATGCGGCGCCCCCTCTGGGATAGCGTGCACCCAGGGCGACCGTGGGCACGTCGGCTTAGAGCCACTATATCACACCAAGAAGCGATGGACCTGGTTAAGGCGTTTTTCGACCGGGGAAAGACCTAGCCTGGTGAGATCACGCCCTCAGTTCAACCGCTGTCTCGTAAAGTGAAGCCTTTTGCTTGGTTTGGCCTGAGCGAACAGAAGAATGAATGATGCTTGAACCAGTCCGCTTCTCTCGCACTCGGTGCAAGGCTACCACCTCGAAGCCATTGCGACCTGCGATTTCGGCGAAAATCTCGTCAGTCTTAAACTCAATCCCTTGAAGAATGTTGTTGCCGATCACCACAACTGCGGTACCACCGCCCTTCATCAGACTGTGTGCAGCCTCGCAAAACCTGTAGCAATCGTTGAAATACGCTACGGCGTAATTTGCCCAACCTGCACCTCCATAGACTCCCTTATGGGTGTTCTGCTCACGCAAGTGCTGCAGTTGCTTCTCCAACCTCGGGCTGCTGAATTCGAGATCGATTGGAGGCGCCGCTCGCACGGTCTGCCAGTACTTTCCGAAGTTACTTTGTTCAAGCCTCCGGAGTTGCAGATTCTCCTTGGCGAGCCCAAGCCAGTACAGGTGCGGACGAGTGTTCCGAATGTAGTGGTAGTTGTTCAGATAGGGTGGTGAGGTTATGAGAAAATCCACACTTCGGGCACGAACCTGTTTGTATTCAGTGAGAAATGATGCGCAGTAAACCTGAGCCAGAGGCCTTATGCGTTTCAGGGCAACCAAGAGTTTCATCTCTGCCGAATCTGTTAGGATTTCCTGCAGTTTGGCCGCAATTACCCCAGCAACATCCGCGTCCTGCACTTCCGGCTTGCCCGCAACACTTCTTCTGCTGAGGCTTGGCTCGTATGAATAGTTGGAGAAGCTCACCAGGAGCGAGCCAAGAGCGAGTGTCATGACGTCGCGGAGCCATGTGACCTTCTGGCGCCTAATAAAGTCTAGAACGTGCAAAACTTTTCTCTCGACCTTCTTGCTGAAGAAAGGGGCCCTGCTGTTGAAAGCCTCGGGTGCGCTTGATTTGGGGGACTTTTTGTCGTGGGACTTCATGTAGGTTAGGAACTTGCGCCGCAAAAGAGATATTTGGCGAGGGTTGTTCTGCAGGCACTCCACTTTGGCGCGGCAGGCAAGCGCGGCATACGGGTTGATTTCAAACCCGACTGATTGATGGCCACGCTTTATCGCCTCAACAAGAGTGGTTCCGACGCCTGCAAATGGGTCTAGTACGGTTACTTCGTTCGGCGGTCTTCCTTCGGCCCGGCGCAGGACATCCGCAACAAAATCGCCGGAGAAGCCGGCGATCCACGGAACCCATCGGTGAACAGATTGTCCCTGATTCTGGGCGAAAGCGGTATCACGGAAACCGTTCTTGTGTTTCGTGGGCAGGGAAGCGTCGGCTGAGAGTGCACTGAAAACAAATCTGGTCTGGACAGACTCTTGCGCGCCATTTTGCCCGGTGCTATGAGGCTGATCTGTTTCCTTATTTGCTAGCCAATCTACAAGGGCTGAGCGCAAGAATCGCCACTCACGGCCCACCTTCTTGGAAGGGATTCTGTTTCTGCGCGCTAGATCACCTAGCGTATTCTTGCTGACGCGCACAAAGGTGGCGGCCTCGGTAAGCGTTAGCACCCCGTCCAATTCTGGATCCTCGACCTTGCCAAAGGGTAAACATCTTGCCGCAACTTAGTCTATCTTTGCGTTGCAGGGTGTCAAGGGATTTTCGGCTTCCGACTTCATGGCCCTTCATGGTTGGGGTTTTCCGGCTTCCAGCCACCAGAGGGGGTAAACGTCGTCCGCCGGCCTTCCGCCGGCGCGAAGTGCTGTGCCAGGCTTTCCTTTTCCCGTCCGGGCGTGGGCGCTACTCGGCGTCTTCGCTGCGGAGCGCGTCGAGCCGCTTGCGGGCCGCCTCGTAACCGGGCGCGAGTTCCAGCACCCGGCGATACAGCGATGCCGCTTCCCCGAGGTCCACCGCCCCGCCGCTCGACGCTGCCGCATCCTCGTACGCCAGGCCCAGGTTGAAAAGCACGTCCGGGTCGTTCGGCGCGAGCGACCGCGCCCGCTCGAAGGCGCGCAGGCACTCGGCCGGTGCGTCCAGGGCCGCCTGGCACATCCCGATGGCGATCTGCGTGTCCACCTGGCGCGGGTCCAGCCGCGCCGCCCGGTCCAACGGCTCGAGCGCCTCGCCGTACGCTTCCGTCTCGTACAGGGCTCGACCCGCCAGGTAATGGCCCCGCGCGTCAAAGGGTGCGGCCCGGCACACGCGCTGTGCCGTCTCGATGGCCTCGGCCGGCCGACCGAGTTCCATTTGGATTGACGCGAGGTTCACGAGCACGTCCAGGTCGGCCGGGAACTCCTCGGCCAGGGCCTGAAGGCGGGCGAGGGCTTCTTCCTGCCGGTCCAGGTCCGCCTCAATCAAGGCCCGGTTGATTCGCAGGGGGCGGTCGTCCGGCCGGCGCGCGAGGCCACGCTCGAACGCTTCGCGTGCCGCGTCGAATTTTCCCTGGATGGCCAGAAGCACGCCGAGTTCGTTCTCCAGTTCGTGGGCGCGCCCCGAGAAGGCCATCGCCCGCCTCAGTTCTTCTTCGGCCTCGTCGAATCGGCCTTCGCCCGCGAAGAGGGCCGACAGGTTGCGGTACAGGTCGTCGCGGTGCGGCTCTTCGCTCAGCGCGCGGCGAAGGACGCGGCGTGCCCGGCTGATGTCGGCTTTGGAGGCGGGCAGGCTCGTCAGTTGCGACAAGATCACCGGGTCCGACGGGCTGAGTTCCATCGCCCGCATCAGGTGCCGGCGAGCCTTGGCCGGCTCGTCCGACTCGAGGAGGGCCGCCCCTAGTTCCTGGTGGACTCGCGGGTCGTCCGGCGCCTCCTTCAGAAGTTCCTCGTACAGCGCGATGGCGCGCTCCAGGTCCCCGGTGTGCACGAGGTATCCGCCCATCGCCAGCCGCGCCTCGCGCGAGTCAGGATACAACTCCAGTTCGCGCTGGAGTTCCTGGCGTGCCCGTTCGAGGTCGCCCTTTTGCGCCAAGGTCCGCGCGATGGCCAGGTGGAGGTCCGGAAACTCGGAGTCCCACTCCGCCGCTCGCTGCCAGACGGCGATGGCCTCGTCCGCCCGCCCCTGCATCGCCAGCACCAGGCCCCACTGGTAGGCCGCTTCCGCGCTCGACGGGTGCGCGTCCAACGCTTCCTTGAAGGCCCGCTCGGCTTCGTCGAACCGGCCGAGGTTTCCGTACGTCCCGATGAGTTGCGCGAGCACCGCCTCGTCGTCCGGCGCCAGCCGGCGCGCCCGCTCCAGGTATCCCAGCGCTTCGCGGTCGTCCGCCCGGAGCCACGAAACGAACGCCAGGCCGAACCA from Planctomycetota bacterium harbors:
- a CDS encoding Eco29kI family restriction endonuclease, giving the protein MRVYDPLSYDNLAASVVRALMEMAPERLPPAEPFQGSGVYAIYYQGSFVPYKRIADANCDHPIYVGKAIPAGGRKAKEGPAMSGGSALFQRLKEHAKSIEQAKNLALSDFKCRYLVVVPVWITLAERFLVSHYQPLWNVGIDGFGDHDPGKGRRNMRRPLWDSVHPGRPWARRLRATISHQEAMDLVKAFFDRGKT
- a CDS encoding helix-turn-helix domain-containing protein — protein: MLTLTEAATFVRVSKNTLGDLARRNRIPSKKVGREWRFLRSALVDWLANKETDQPHSTGQNGAQESVQTRFVFSALSADASLPTKHKNGFRDTAFAQNQGQSVHRWVPWIAGFSGDFVADVLRRAEGRPPNEVTVLDPFAGVGTTLVEAIKRGHQSVGFEINPYAALACRAKVECLQNNPRQISLLRRKFLTYMKSHDKKSPKSSAPEAFNSRAPFFSKKVERKVLHVLDFIRRQKVTWLRDVMTLALGSLLVSFSNYSYEPSLSRRSVAGKPEVQDADVAGVIAAKLQEILTDSAEMKLLVALKRIRPLAQVYCASFLTEYKQVRARSVDFLITSPPYLNNYHYIRNTRPHLYWLGLAKENLQLRRLEQSNFGKYWQTVRAAPPIDLEFSSPRLEKQLQHLREQNTHKGVYGGAGWANYAVAYFNDCYRFCEAAHSLMKGGGTAVVVIGNNILQGIEFKTDEIFAEIAGRNGFEVVALHRVREKRTGSSIIHSSVRSGQTKQKASLYETAVELRA
- a CDS encoding tetratricopeptide repeat protein; this translates as MNEWMDPEDYLEEADRLFEDGAYEDALRACRQVLRIDPDYADARALGGRCLAYLNRVDEAEKELLRALESDRQCLDAWFGLAFVSWLRADDREALGYLERARRLAPDDEAVLAQLIGTYGNLGRFDEAERAFKEALDAHPSSAEAAYQWGLVLAMQGRADEAIAVWQRAAEWDSEFPDLHLAIARTLAQKGDLERARQELQRELELYPDSREARLAMGGYLVHTGDLERAIALYEELLKEAPDDPRVHQELGAALLESDEPAKARRHLMRAMELSPSDPVILSQLTSLPASKADISRARRVLRRALSEEPHRDDLYRNLSALFAGEGRFDEAEEELRRAMAFSGRAHELENELGVLLAIQGKFDAAREAFERGLARRPDDRPLRINRALIEADLDRQEEALARLQALAEEFPADLDVLVNLASIQMELGRPAEAIETAQRVCRAAPFDARGHYLAGRALYETEAYGEALEPLDRAARLDPRQVDTQIAIGMCQAALDAPAECLRAFERARSLAPNDPDVLFNLGLAYEDAAASSGGAVDLGEAASLYRRVLELAPGYEAARKRLDALRSEDAE